The following DNA comes from Lathamus discolor isolate bLatDis1 chromosome 5, bLatDis1.hap1, whole genome shotgun sequence.
AATGTAAAATATCTACTTGCAAGTACTCAAAGAGGATGTTTtgtgagaaagaaaacctgttCATTATGTGTGTGTGAGATGAAAAAGTGTTACATGAAAAACGGTGGAAAATTTTAGGTCctttttcctttagcaccatccTTCTTCACACTGGAAGGACTTGGAATAAAGCTGTTGTGTGTTGTACCAGCTCTAGCTGAGCATGGAAGCATTTGTCCTCTCTTCTTTGACCAAGAAGTCAATTGCTGCACCCCAGGAAATGCAAGATGACCCCTTCCTGCACACACTGCTTAAGGTTTTGTCATGGCCAGTAGTACCCATGAGCAGAAAATCCTCTAGAAGGCAACTGATAACCTACCTTCTCCCATTTCTCCTGTGGTGAGGGATGTCATGAATCTgaggctgcagaagcagagcacTTGGTATAACCAGTTTTTTAATTACCAAACTGACCCgtttacaaaggaaaacagaactttGAAAATCTTTAATTATACAGTAAAACCAAACTGTAACATAAAGAGCTTTCTATGAAGTGAGGAAAATGTTTACATTTAATATACTTAAAATTGAGAActtcaaacaacaacaaaaagagctGAATAAACACATTCTGAGCCTTCGTTGTATTTCTTTGGTCTTTCtattacttaggactgcagagGAGCTATgcagagggggggaaaaatggctttaaaacaaaGAGTGAATTCCTTGTGTCGTATGCCTGGAGTTAGGGGAAGCAGTTTTCCAAACTTCATCTATCCTACATGTTGTCTTAAGGAGCATATTCCATCAAACCCATGGAACTGGTGTAATGCATTCCAGAGGCAGCACCTTGTTGCTTTGAGTGCAATGAACTCTGCAGTTAAAGAGTCATTGCTTTCCTATAAACCACGGGGACTTTTTGGTGTTCTTTCTGCCTTGTGTACAGCTATTCACCTCAACAGTTGTGTGATTTGGGATtgtggtttggggggtttttatATATCAGTGTgctttttttattgcttctttCCTTGGTGCGGTTTTACGTTGCCAGACAGTAACAGTGAGATTCTTAAGCCTTAATTGCCATACCAAACAGTTGTGTAAATTAAGAAATACTCAAGTATTTCTTGCTGTATTgatgcttaaaaaataataatagtattaATAATAAACCGGCAAAGCCCTATGATGCAGAGTGTCTTGCCTAGCCATTTACACCTATGTGAGCTGCCACTGAACATCTCACAACTCAGGCTAAGAAGGAAGACTGGGAATCATGTGGAAGGCAGTAAGTTCTGGTTTCTGATGCACGGCATAGAGGAGTGTTTGTACTTAGCACAGACTGCAGTGGCTGTGAGTTGTTCCTAGGactgcctccagctctgccccaaAAGCTGTCTTGTGGTGGGGAGGCAGGATCTGAGCCTTCTTTTTAGGCAGTCACTTGCATAGCAGGAAACTGCCACGATACCTGAGGAAAGAACAGGTAGATGCTTCGGCTCAACAGATTTCCCCAGTTCAAAATGACAATGTGCACAAAAAAACTTCCAGAGAAATACCAGCGTGCTCCATTCCTAAAGCAATGGGGTTCGTCGTTTAAAACAGTGCACTTGGGATGAAGTGCAGAGAAGTCCTCACTTGCTGTTTGTTCTTTTGTGCAGTGATTCATTTACAACAGAGCTGGACTCTTTAAAAAACTCAAACCTTCCGGtctgttaaaaatacatctaaCAATGACATAGTCATTAAAAAGATTTTAAGAGTAAATTTGCCTTCAAAGCAAATGGATTGTGGTTAGACTGTAAAAAAGAAGATATATATCAATGCATGATGATGGTTAGGAGAATATTTTGCATGGACGAGGGTAAGAAACCTAAACCTTTCAAGTTAAGTTGAGTCCAACTTGAACAGGGTTAGGTGAGTCTGAACTAGAGTGCCCATGTGCAGGTTTTTTCCCTTAGTTGCTGTcctaataaaatttaaattcaattttcctagcaaaaataaaatagttcttTTTCAACCAATTTTAACGCTGTGAAGCGTTGGAAATcttaacccttctgaagacaccAGCTTTTGCAATTCCCAAAGGTCAGGAAGATTTAAGTTCCCTTTTCCAACAGTGTAAAAATAGGTATAACAAGGTATTTTTAAGGTACAGAACCCCAAACTCTCCTCCCACCTCTCTTTCCTTTATGggcaccactctttgggctgtGATTTATATATCATGAAACTTGCAGAGCAACATTCTAAAAGAGAAAGCAGGGACTCCAGAAGGGTAAGTTACTCTTCTTCTCACAGCTAGGCATCTGTGTACCCGCTCAATGGTTAAAGCTCTGTAGTATGCTATCAAATTGGAAAGACTGATAGAGCTCATCAGCGTGGACACCATCGGTGTCATAGTACTGGTTATCTGCAATGCGACTCTGCGGGTTTGGGATGGGGTTGGTGGAGAGTCTTGATTCACTCAAAACTTCTTGGTCTATAAAGCTGTAAAGCGCTGGGTCAGCTAAGTTAGGCTGCGGGTTGAAGGGCACACTGCCCGGGGCTGCTCCCGATGGGCAGGCTGGAGGCACCGcgtggagctgctgcctggggctgctcGTGTTCAACACGGGGTTGTACTTGTCAAAGTTCATATTGGTGCAGGTCATGTCATCGGTCTCCATGCTGACAATGGGCGCAGTGGAGATGCTGGAGGGATGAGCTGCGTGCGCGGCGCTGTTACTGGACACACTCTGCATGTCTGCCCCTGACACCGACACCGCTCCCAGCCCATTCGTGCTGCTGAAATTCTGGTAGAAGCCCGAATCCTTCTCATCAGACCAGGTCAGAGCGTTGTTGTggaaagctgggagggagctgctgccctgagCACCAGGCTGGGACATGTCTGCCCCAAAGctgttctgtgtgtgtgccccgagcaggctgctgcctgcattCAGGGTGCTGCACAGCGGCCAGCATGAGGACAGCGTGTCTTGCTTCCCCGGCCCCACCTGCGCCAGCGCATGGGGCATCTGGTTGCACACAGGGTAGATCTGACTGGAGTTGTCCAAGGCTCCCAACCCTGGCATCAGCAGTGAGGAGGAAAACATGTTTGGTTCTACGGAAAGGAAAGATGTGACTGTGTTTTAATGCCACTTTTTATGGGTTTTTAAATTACAAGTGGTAAAAGGCAAACCCAGTGCTGTCTTAGTAAGACTATACAGGCTATACTAGCTTAACTGCTCTACAGGGTGGACcccagggagagaaagagaagacagagaagaGATCTAAAACAGCAACCCATCTCACCCCCCCATGGCAACCGCTGAACGTGACAGGTACACTTAAGAACTGATGGGTTTATTTTGCATAGTCAAAAGTACCCGTGTCTTAAAGGAAGAAACCCTCAAGAGAATATCTGAATTTAAAACATAGAGGAGGGAAGGCCAGCGACTGTTCTGCACCACTTAttgcaagagagacatggaggtgctggagcagggccagagaagggcactggagctggtgcagggcctggagcccaagtgtgatggggaacggctgagggacctggggggctcagatggagaagagaaggctcaggggggacctgatggctccctacaactgcctggcaggaggatggagccaggaggggctgggctctgctcccaaggaacaagggatgggacaagaggaaccggcctcaagctgcaccagggcaggtttagatggagctgagcaacaattcctgccccagagggtgctcaggcattggaacaggctgcccagggcagggctgcaggcaccggccctgcaagtgtgcacacaccgtggagatgaggcctcagtgccatgggttagtgctggcattggcagtgctggggtaaggattggactggatgagcttaaagggcttttccaacccagttgattgaatctgtgattctatgactgtttGAAAGGTGGAACACAGAGAAGAATGGGTCATTATCTAAACCAAGGCTGAACTTCAAGATGAAGGTGGTGCAGCCCTCTCCTGTGCAAAGGGGAAGCTGCAGCATGGCTGAGGCTTTGAGAAGCATCTGGAGAAGGGAGTAAGAGACAGGAACTGTCTTGGGAACTTCAGTGCCCCTCTGAAAATGCTCCAGCTTTCCCCACAGCCATCGGACACGAtcaatttcaaagcaaaaccctACCTTTCTTAATCATCTTCCCTTCAGGAGGGACACCAGGGAACGGAGCCACTTTGGGCCTCTCTGTCACACTTGATCCTGCGATGGAAGAAAGCACTGAGTCAACACTGAGCATTTGCTTTTACATAAAGTAACTCCACCTCGATGCGAGTTCACTCAACCAAGAAAAACCCCAATATTTTCCTTACCACAGTCCTTTATCAGCTTTTGCAAAGCCAGCGTTGATCTCTGCCTCTTTGCTTTGTTGCCATACGGATCTAcagagaaagggagggaaaagggtTACGTTTCTCTTTGATAACCTACTAGTGGCACCTAATTGTAGTAAGATCTATTTAAAGATATGTATTTCAGACATGACAGCATTAATGAACCAAGAaactgcttcaggtaaaggcaaacccactcttGGGATTGCTTTCgctcagggacctggatataCTTGTGGGTTctaagccaggctggacagagccttgggtgggatggtttagtgggaggtgtccctgcccatggcaggggggttggaactggatgatcttgaggtcctttccaaccctaactattctgtgattctacaattcttGATACTTTCAttgaaagaggaaacaaattGGCTACTCTTACTtctaaaaccccaaaatctaCTTTGTAGAAGTAGGACTGTGGTATTTTTACTAATGAAGCTTACAATCAACTCAAGGTTTGCACTGCGAATGGCTTTTCAGGATCTCAGCTAATTGGAGCCATACCCTTCTCATCTGGTAGGTATCTGAAATCCATGGGTTCACTGACTTCCTGGTCTGACGGTCTCCTCAGCTGCATCTTCACCGTGACGGGCTCGGTGATGTCCCTGAGGAACGGCGGCGTTCGGAACACAATCGCCACCTGACGGTGAACGTCAGCTTGGGAGAAGGAACCTTTGGCCTCCCAGTTGTCCAAGACGAATCTGACTTCGATATCATCTGGTCCGTTAGAAACAGAAGGTGCTTGGTAAGGTGAAGAACTGAAAACTTgcacaggaaaaaagggagaaggggaacACAGAAGGGAGTCTGACTCGGAATTCGGATGCAAAGCAAACGACTTTAAAGGCACTGAGGTGCCTCTGAACCTGAAAGCTAAGTTATGAAACCAAACCACCCAACCGAAAGTGTGCTGAAGGGCTTCAGTTCCCCATTTCCCCAGGAAAGGAAGGACCTCGACAGGATTACCCTTCTGAACTTTGTCACACAGCAGAAATATCTCATCTCCTCCTTTTACGCTTCCACAGTTCTTGTTCACCCGGCAAATCCTCAGTTCTGCCGTGTTGGGAGCTCCTGGAAACAAACAGGCAAATTTGATGGTGAAGAATTACAGTAACTTGGTCACTGTTGAAGATGAGGTGCTGGGAGTTCAGGCGTAAGAAGGGAAGGCAGGAACTGGAGAGTGTGACACCCCAAAATCCACATGGAACACATGCTCCATACAGGGAATGCAGAAGCGGGGCTTGATGTTCGGTGACCCCACAGTGCTCAGCCTCTCATCTCTGTGCCACTGGCTCCTAAACTACTCTACAGCAGTCTCAGAATGCTTCCCTGAATGATGTGGTTGTGCTCGGTGCTGCTGCCCTTCAAGCTGGAGCACTCAAAGCAGATCTTAGAGTGACCGATTGCTTGTTACAGTCATGCTTCTCTGGGCTACCAAGTCAAGAAAACCCCCCTCTCTGTGTATCTGGTTGTAGTTTGATTCACAGATGTACTTGGCCATCAAGCCGTCACCCTCTCAAGGTGTTTGAGAACAGGTCTATGAGCCCAATTTTCATGTCTTTACTCAGGGTAGAAAGTTTAACCCCAAAACACTCCAGTTTCTACTCCAGCTTGTGCTGTACATGGACAGCACTCATGATAGCTGAGGATGGAGAGCTGCCCCATGCACAGTCTCTGGTACCATCGTACATCACAAGATATTCACCACCACCAAAGCTTGCACCAAACAGCCCAACTGATATGGACAATattgtatcctgggctgcatcaaaaggagcgtgaccagcaggtcgaaggaggtgatcctgcccctctgctctgctcttgtgagacctcacctggagcattgtgtgcagttctggtgtcctcaacataaaaaggacatggaactgttggaacaagtccagaggaggccacgaggatgatcaggggactggagcacctcccgtatgaagacaggctgaggaagttggggctgttcagcctggagaagagaaggctgcgtggagacctcatagcagccttccagtatctgaagggggcctatagggatgctggggagggactcttcgtcagggactgtagtgacaggacaaggggtaacgggttaaaactgaaacaggggaagtttagattggatataaagaggaaattctttcctgtgaaggtggtgagacactggaatgggttgcccagggaggttgtgagtgctccatccctggcggtgttcaaggccaggttggatgaagccttgggtgggatggtttagtgtgaggtgtccatggcaggggggttggaactggatgatcttgaggtcctttccaaccctaactattctatgattctattctatgacaACTCATGTGGGACAGAGATGAGCGCTGCCTGATGGCATCTGGCCCTgttcaggagcagcagcagatttcCTGCAGGGTGAATATGGACAGGAGATGACTGTAAGAAAGAACAGTCCCCTTGGAGCTTCATGGGCCCCAAGAAGCTTTGTGGACTATGTTACAATTGACTTATGGGGGCACTAATGTCACCATAGATCCAGAAGCAACAAAGAACAAAAGCCAGAATGGAAGAACTCTCTAGGATCTCAAGTTCACCCCCTGTGCCTATATGCTGTGTCGACGCTATGAAGTACATGAGCACACCCCAATCTTAAGACTCTGTTTTCATTTAACATACAAAGTAACTGATGATCATGTTAGCAGTGACATGTGATGAAGgcaaatgccccatccctggcggtgttcaaggccaggttggacagagccttgggtgggatggtttagtgtgaggtgtccctgcccctggcaggggggttggaactggatgatcttgaggtcctttccaacccaaaccattctgtgattctgtgattctatatcaGTAGTGGTATGTGACCACATCAGTAGTTTCCTACACCCTTTTCTGGCCTCCAATTCCAACAGAACAACGCTACAGTGTGCTGTGATGCTCTCTCTTCTTCTTACATCCAAGACATCAActctaaatgtatttaaagtgCCTGTGAGGATCTGGCTGGTGCCACCCACCCAATCCTTCTACTGCTACAGGAACCATGAGCTCTCTGTTCCAGGCACAGAGATCAAACACGAAACCAAAGCTCACGGTGTCAccctccaaaaaaaacccaaaaccatctACTTTAGACACTCAGTTTGAGTCAATTCCTGCCCAGTCTGTCATGGTACCGTAGACCACCACCAACCACGCTTAAAACAGAGCTTCATGGTAACCTCAGCCAGGCCCCAGTTACGCAGTTACTATCTGCAGCTATTGCTAATGCTATCATTAGGAGAAGCGGGTGCTCCAGCCTCATTTACTACATGACACACACCATTTGCTGAATGAATCGGAAACTCTGAAGggaggggaaacaaaacaaggtCAGAAATAGCGCGGGGTCACATGAGtgacagtgtcactgcctttttCATGGGAAGGGTAAATTAAGACTTACAAGGAGAAGCCTAATTTTACCTCTGTTTCACTTCCGTAGGCTTGAATGGCACCCGATGGCCTTTTAACAGGTTTTGGGGAAGCCTTCCTAGGCTGGAGGTCGTTGTTTTGTGTTTAGACAAAGAATCCAGAAGGGAAGATAAAGGAAAGAGATGCGAATGCCAGTAGAAGTGGATGCGCCATCCTCTGCTGTCAGCCCTGGTGCTGGGAGTTCAGCACCGGCCTCAAAGGGAGATGTTCCCCATGGGCTCTGTTGCTTCCCATGCCCTGAGCACACCCTCACCTCACCGTCGCCTCAACTCCCACCCAGTTCCTGCTCCTTGCCCCCCAAAACCAAGTCCCTGGTAGCAAATCCCTATAAAATGAGTTTCTCACCAGAAATCACATCACTTTGGCAAGGGCACAGCGATGTGTTCTCCATAACCCTTCCTTCGAAACAATCAACTGCTTCATCTGACCGCCCAAGAGATTTCCGTGTCGTAAAAGACACAACTTGGGAAGTTTCTGTTCAAACCCGTTAATACCATCAGCAACTGAAACCAAGCTGCCTGGAATTATACATGTGCTGCCTCTGCTAATGTGGTTGCCTCTCTGCATTATTCTTGTCTATCTCTGCTATCCAAAGCAGGCTGAGACCCCAAAGCATTAGAAAGTAAAGAGAACACTAAAGTGTGCGAGCTGGTTTCCAGACAAGCTCTGAACACCTTTTTGCTCCCAATGTGAACAGATCA
Coding sequences within:
- the REL gene encoding proto-oncogene c-Rel isoform X2, producing the protein MAGGPEPYIEIFEQPRQRGMRFRYKCEGRSAGSIPGEHSTENNKTFPSIQILNYFGKVKIRTTLVTKNEPYKPHPHDLVGKDCRDGYYEAEFGPERRVLSFQNLGIQCVKKKDLKESISLRISKKINPFNVPEEQLHNIDEYDLNVVRLCFQAFLPDEHGNYTLALPPLISNPIYDNRAPNTAELRICRVNKNCGSVKGGDEIFLLCDKVQKDDIEVRFVLDNWEAKGSFSQADVHRQVAIVFRTPPFLRDITEPVTVKMQLRRPSDQEVSEPMDFRYLPDEKDPYGNKAKRQRSTLALQKLIKDCGSSVTERPKVAPFPGVPPEGKMIKKEPNMFSSSLLMPGLGALDNSSQIYPVCNQMPHALAQVGPGKQDTLSSCWPLCSTLNAGSSLLGAHTQNSFGADMSQPGAQGSSSLPAFHNNALTWSDEKDSGFYQNFSSTNGLGAVSVSGADMQSVSSNSAAHAAHPSSISTAPIVSMETDDMTCTNMNFDKYNPVLNTSSPRQQLHAVPPACPSGAAPGSVPFNPQPNLADPALYSFIDQEVLSESRLSTNPIPNPQSRIADNQYYDTDGVHADELYQSFQFDSILQSFNH
- the REL gene encoding proto-oncogene c-Rel isoform X1 — its product is MFWFSGGPEPYIEIFEQPRQRGMRFRYKCEGRSAGSIPGEHSTENNKTFPSIQILNYFGKVKIRTTLVTKNEPYKPHPHDLVGKDCRDGYYEAEFGPERRVLSFQNLGIQCVKKKDLKESISLRISKKINPFNVPEEQLHNIDEYDLNVVRLCFQAFLPDEHGNYTLALPPLISNPIYDNRAPNTAELRICRVNKNCGSVKGGDEIFLLCDKVQKDDIEVRFVLDNWEAKGSFSQADVHRQVAIVFRTPPFLRDITEPVTVKMQLRRPSDQEVSEPMDFRYLPDEKDPYGNKAKRQRSTLALQKLIKDCGSSVTERPKVAPFPGVPPEGKMIKKEPNMFSSSLLMPGLGALDNSSQIYPVCNQMPHALAQVGPGKQDTLSSCWPLCSTLNAGSSLLGAHTQNSFGADMSQPGAQGSSSLPAFHNNALTWSDEKDSGFYQNFSSTNGLGAVSVSGADMQSVSSNSAAHAAHPSSISTAPIVSMETDDMTCTNMNFDKYNPVLNTSSPRQQLHAVPPACPSGAAPGSVPFNPQPNLADPALYSFIDQEVLSESRLSTNPIPNPQSRIADNQYYDTDGVHADELYQSFQFDSILQSFNH